The Rhodothermales bacterium genome has a window encoding:
- a CDS encoding response regulator transcription factor produces the protein MSLSCMIVDDEPLARRVLENFLTHLDDCELVASCASAREALSVLSERPVDLLFLDIQMPGLSGLDLIPLLPEPPAVVFTTAHREYAVEGFELQAVDYLLKPVSMARFKKAVDRVRALHATRNASSVARITVRVDRQNVHVRTGDIVYIEAMKDYARIHTLSGLLVTKRALSSLEEELSGAGFIRIHHSFLVRGAAVEAHAPEFVLVAGKRLPVGRAYRQEALARLELA, from the coding sequence ATGAGCCTTTCCTGCATGATCGTGGATGATGAACCGCTGGCCCGCCGCGTGCTGGAGAACTTCCTCACGCACCTGGACGACTGCGAACTCGTGGCATCGTGCGCGTCGGCCAGGGAGGCCCTGAGCGTACTGTCCGAACGCCCCGTGGACCTGCTCTTCCTGGACATCCAGATGCCCGGGCTCTCCGGTCTGGACCTCATCCCGCTCCTTCCAGAGCCCCCGGCTGTGGTGTTCACCACCGCGCATCGTGAGTATGCGGTCGAGGGATTCGAGCTCCAGGCCGTCGACTATCTCCTGAAACCCGTCTCCATGGCACGGTTCAAAAAGGCCGTCGACCGGGTTCGGGCGCTCCACGCCACGCGCAACGCATCGAGCGTCGCCCGGATTACCGTCCGGGTGGACCGGCAGAACGTACACGTGCGGACGGGGGACATCGTGTACATCGAGGCCATGAAGGACTACGCCCGCATCCATACCCTGTCCGGCCTGCTGGTCACGAAACGGGCCCTGTCGAGCCTGGAGGAGGAACTCTCCGGCGCCGGATTCATCCGCATCCACCACTCGTTCCTGGTCCGGGGGGCCGCCGTCGAAGCCCACGCGCCGGAATTCGTACTCGTCGCCGGGAAACGCCTGCCGGTGGGCCGGGCGTACCGGCAGGAGGCCCTGGCCCGACTGGAATTGGCGTGA
- the typA gene encoding translational GTPase TypA, with protein sequence MHTSLRNIAIVAHVDHGKTTLVDSLLWQSGTFRDNQEVAERVMDSMDLEREKGITIMAKNTAVHYGDVKINIVDTPGHADFGGEVERTLRMVDGIMLLVDAAEGPLPQTRFVLSKALALGLPAIVVINKIDRSDARPEEVLNEVYDLFIDLDANEEQIEFPVVYAVARDGKCTLDLGEEMADLRPLFETIVNTIPAPPQDAESSVQVLVTNVIPDKYRGPLAVGRVVRGTLKNRQHVVLCRRDGSKTPAQVTALFEYEGLSRVETDEVGPGDIVAVAGMAGIGLGESIADAENPEVLPPLHVDEPTMSMEFRVNDSPFCGREGKYVTSRNLRDRLFREVETNLAMRIEETDSADSYLVYGRGELQMAILIEQMRREGFEFSVGMPRVITKEIDGKLHEPYELAMIDVAEDFMGAVVQKLGTRKGVMTKMVNHGSGRVRLDFELPSRGLIGYRTEFMTDTKGTGILTHLFDKYKPWAGEISHRASGALVADRSGKATGYAIVSLQERGELFVGPTDAVYEGMLVGENSRDVDLDVNVVKEKKLTNMRASGSDSFEKIIPPRRMSLEEAIEFIREDELMEVTPTSIRLRKRYLNPNDRKKHEQKRNA encoded by the coding sequence ATGCACACTTCCCTGCGCAACATCGCCATCGTGGCCCACGTGGACCACGGCAAAACCACCCTCGTCGACTCGCTGCTGTGGCAGAGCGGCACGTTCCGGGACAACCAGGAAGTGGCCGAACGCGTCATGGATTCCATGGATCTGGAGCGCGAGAAGGGCATCACCATCATGGCCAAGAACACGGCCGTGCACTACGGGGATGTCAAGATCAACATCGTGGATACGCCCGGTCACGCCGATTTCGGCGGTGAAGTCGAGCGGACGCTGCGGATGGTGGACGGCATCATGTTGCTGGTCGATGCGGCAGAAGGCCCCCTCCCACAGACGCGCTTCGTGCTGTCCAAGGCGCTCGCCCTCGGCCTGCCGGCCATCGTGGTCATCAACAAGATTGACCGATCCGACGCCCGCCCCGAGGAAGTCCTGAACGAGGTCTACGACCTGTTCATCGACCTGGACGCCAACGAGGAGCAGATTGAATTCCCGGTCGTCTACGCCGTGGCGCGCGACGGCAAGTGCACGTTGGACCTCGGCGAGGAGATGGCCGATCTGCGGCCCCTGTTTGAAACCATCGTAAACACCATTCCCGCTCCTCCGCAGGACGCCGAGAGCTCGGTCCAGGTGCTCGTTACGAACGTGATTCCGGACAAATACCGGGGTCCGCTCGCGGTGGGCCGCGTGGTACGCGGGACGCTGAAGAACCGCCAGCACGTGGTGCTGTGCCGCCGCGACGGATCGAAAACCCCCGCCCAGGTCACGGCGCTGTTCGAATATGAAGGGCTGAGCCGCGTGGAGACCGATGAAGTCGGCCCGGGCGACATCGTGGCCGTGGCCGGCATGGCGGGAATCGGCCTTGGCGAGAGCATCGCTGACGCCGAAAACCCTGAAGTGCTGCCGCCGCTGCACGTGGACGAGCCCACCATGTCCATGGAGTTCCGCGTGAACGATTCGCCGTTCTGTGGCCGTGAAGGCAAGTATGTGACCAGCCGGAACCTGCGTGATCGCCTGTTCCGCGAGGTGGAAACCAATCTGGCCATGCGCATTGAGGAGACGGATTCGGCCGACAGCTACCTGGTCTACGGCCGTGGCGAGCTCCAGATGGCCATCCTGATTGAGCAGATGCGCCGCGAAGGCTTCGAGTTCTCCGTCGGCATGCCCCGCGTGATCACGAAGGAAATCGACGGCAAGCTCCACGAACCGTACGAACTGGCCATGATTGACGTGGCCGAGGATTTCATGGGCGCCGTCGTGCAGAAGCTGGGCACCCGGAAAGGCGTCATGACGAAGATGGTGAACCACGGCTCGGGCCGTGTCCGCCTGGACTTCGAACTCCCGAGCCGGGGCCTCATCGGCTACCGCACGGAGTTCATGACCGATACCAAAGGCACCGGTATCCTGACGCACCTTTTCGACAAGTACAAGCCATGGGCCGGCGAGATTTCGCACCGCGCTTCCGGCGCCCTGGTAGCCGACCGCTCCGGAAAGGCCACGGGATACGCCATCGTGTCGCTCCAGGAGCGCGGTGAGCTGTTCGTGGGCCCGACCGATGCCGTCTACGAAGGCATGCTGGTGGGCGAGAACAGCCGCGACGTGGACCTCGACGTGAACGTCGTCAAGGAAAAGAAGCTCACGAACATGCGCGCCTCGGGCTCCGATTCGTTCGAGAAGATCATTCCGCCGCGCCGGATGTCGCTCGAAGAGGCCATTGAGTTCATCCGCGAGGACGAGCTCATGGAGGTCACCCCGACGTCCATCCGCCTGCGCAAGCGCTACCTGAACCCGAACGACCGCAAGAAGCACGAGCAGAAGCGGAACGCGTAA
- the rsgA gene encoding ribosome small subunit-dependent GTPase A: MSLFRVSSVHRTHLTVLVGQAEVRAELTGRFRFMAESDEALPVVGDWVEAELFDNDTLAIVHDVQPRRTVLRRRAAGGDAAVQIMAANVDTAFIVQSCDRDFNLARLERYLVAVRDGDVAPEIILNKADLLDGVDLVAAIRASGETAPIHLVSAESGLGMEALAARLEPGKTYCLLGSSGVGKTTLTNRLLGVDAYATGAVREDDHRGRHTTTSRHLMALPSGAWLIDTPGMRELGLLGAEAGLSETFDDIGALATACRFRDCSHMVEEGCALLEAVTSGELDRARYDRYMKLKRESEHYDRSLAERRRKDKETGKLHKRIQAEKKDKRR, translated from the coding sequence GTGTCCCTCTTCCGCGTTTCCTCCGTTCACCGTACCCACCTGACCGTCCTGGTCGGGCAGGCCGAAGTCCGCGCCGAGCTCACGGGCCGCTTCCGGTTCATGGCCGAATCGGACGAGGCCCTGCCGGTGGTCGGCGATTGGGTGGAGGCCGAGCTGTTCGACAACGACACACTCGCGATTGTGCACGACGTGCAGCCCCGCCGGACGGTGCTCCGCCGTCGCGCGGCCGGGGGCGATGCCGCCGTGCAGATCATGGCCGCCAACGTGGACACCGCATTCATCGTGCAGTCCTGCGACCGCGATTTCAACCTGGCCCGGCTGGAGCGGTATCTCGTGGCCGTCCGGGATGGCGATGTGGCGCCCGAAATCATCCTGAACAAGGCCGATTTGCTGGACGGGGTGGACCTCGTCGCGGCCATCCGCGCGTCGGGCGAAACCGCGCCCATCCACCTGGTCTCGGCCGAATCCGGGCTCGGCATGGAGGCCCTGGCAGCGCGGCTCGAGCCCGGCAAGACGTATTGCCTGCTCGGCTCGTCGGGCGTCGGCAAGACCACGCTCACGAACCGCCTGCTGGGCGTGGACGCGTATGCCACCGGCGCCGTGCGGGAAGACGATCACCGCGGCCGCCACACCACCACGAGCCGTCACCTGATGGCGCTGCCCTCGGGGGCATGGCTTATTGATACGCCGGGTATGCGTGAACTCGGTCTGCTGGGCGCCGAGGCCGGCCTCTCGGAAACCTTCGATGACATTGGCGCGCTCGCGACCGCCTGTCGCTTCCGCGACTGCTCCCACATGGTCGAAGAGGGATGCGCTCTGCTTGAAGCCGTTACCTCGGGTGAACTGGACCGCGCCCGCTACGATCGCTATATGAAACTGAAGCGGGAGTCCGAGCACTACGACCGCAGCCTCGCTGAACGCCGCCGCAAGGACAAGGAGACCGGCAAGCTGCACAAGCGTATCCAGGCTGAAAAGAAAGACAAGCGACGCTGA
- a CDS encoding TolC family protein gives MIRIPFGPTLASVMVLLAGMSAGCANSYKASYPEPRTLISERPVHLPPPSGKHVPIPPDKYDRPLSLEEAVALALEYNPTLRSAAFEQQARENEASQAARLPNPELDAGIDEFGGIGSRTGLRSLEIGGSLSQTLEWGGDRRARSDVAARGAEWAAWVVESTRLDVVTEVRYSFIGVLAAKARLEIAEEQGEIARRLADAIERRAAEGAVSPLEARRARVAAITAVTVLERARRFLDNARARLAATFGGDVEYVRVKGTLPEPAPVPELERLVPLLQLNPELAQYATLLEEARAHARLERARRIPDATVRFGAAYFNELGESAISSGITIPLPLFNTNKGAIRAADARIAATEADAESAFLRARRELTTLYGTLVVSADAARMLYQDALPNARAAYDGILTGYHEGEYGLLDVLDAQSAFLETRNAYADALSDFHQARAAVERLIATPFHAVEDAHTNQR, from the coding sequence ATGATCCGCATCCCATTCGGGCCGACGCTGGCGTCGGTCATGGTTTTGCTGGCTGGCATGTCTGCCGGCTGCGCAAATTCCTATAAAGCCTCCTATCCGGAGCCCCGCACCCTAATTTCAGAGCGTCCGGTCCACCTTCCTCCACCGTCCGGCAAGCACGTACCGATTCCTCCGGACAAATACGACCGTCCGCTTTCGCTTGAAGAGGCCGTCGCTCTAGCACTCGAATACAACCCAACGCTCAGGTCAGCCGCCTTCGAACAGCAGGCCAGGGAAAACGAGGCTTCGCAGGCGGCGCGACTGCCCAATCCGGAACTGGATGCCGGAATCGACGAGTTCGGCGGTATCGGGTCGCGAACTGGACTCCGATCCCTGGAAATCGGGGGTAGCCTTTCACAGACACTGGAGTGGGGTGGCGACCGTCGTGCCCGTTCCGACGTCGCAGCACGTGGCGCGGAATGGGCGGCGTGGGTCGTCGAGTCCACCCGCTTGGATGTCGTTACCGAGGTTCGGTACTCCTTTATCGGCGTTCTGGCGGCGAAGGCACGTCTCGAAATCGCTGAAGAACAAGGGGAGATCGCACGACGGCTTGCCGATGCAATCGAACGCCGCGCCGCAGAAGGAGCCGTGTCTCCGCTGGAAGCCCGTCGTGCGCGTGTGGCCGCCATCACGGCCGTTACCGTCCTCGAGCGAGCACGTCGATTCCTGGACAATGCGCGGGCCCGACTCGCCGCCACCTTCGGTGGCGACGTCGAATACGTGAGGGTGAAGGGGACACTTCCTGAGCCCGCACCGGTGCCCGAACTCGAAAGGCTTGTTCCGCTGCTCCAACTCAACCCGGAGTTGGCCCAATATGCCACACTGCTGGAAGAAGCCCGTGCACACGCTCGTCTGGAGCGCGCCCGACGCATTCCGGACGCTACTGTTCGTTTCGGCGCCGCGTATTTCAATGAATTGGGAGAGTCGGCGATCTCGTCAGGGATTACCATTCCGCTTCCCCTTTTCAATACGAACAAGGGTGCCATCCGCGCTGCCGATGCGCGCATTGCAGCCACGGAGGCAGACGCAGAGTCGGCGTTCCTGCGGGCCCGCAGGGAACTCACCACGCTGTACGGCACCTTGGTCGTGTCAGCCGATGCAGCCCGCATGCTGTACCAAGATGCCCTGCCGAACGCCCGGGCCGCGTATGACGGAATCCTGACCGGCTATCACGAGGGAGAATATGGGCTTCTCGACGTCCTTGATGCACAAAGTGCATTCCTCGAAACACGGAATGCGTACGCGGATGCCTTGTCGGATTTCCATCAAGCGCGCGCTGCCGTCGAGCGACTGATCGCCACCCCTTTCCATGCCGTCGAAGACGCCCACACGAACCAGAGATGA
- a CDS encoding efflux RND transporter periplasmic adaptor subunit, with the protein MNTRITTRRILLMATWLGLLAVAFLVWRFAVVPGQSAVPSSVAERLNTDPANSDLVVLTADEVEEFGIDIRTAGPGTMSLQKSLPGEIRANEDRYAHVTPRVSGVVRSVSANVGSYVRAGEIMAVIESRELADLKAEYLAAVERQELARASFEREERLYKQEITAEADFLEARQANAEAQIRTRSARQKLIALGFSDAYIEALPLEEERSLVAYPLTAPISGSVIEKHVVFGEAVEAATEAFEVADLSTVWADLSIYQRDLGTVQEGQDVIIDAGPGQPRTRGTISYVRPIVGEETRTAIARTVVSNPEGRLKPGQFVTGLLTVRAVEVDVLIPATALIDVEGRTVVFVQTVDGFVPRPVETGDVAGDRVAVLEGLKPGERYVASGAFALKAELGKSELEGGHAH; encoded by the coding sequence ATGAATACCCGAATCACTACCCGTCGCATTCTGCTCATGGCAACCTGGCTCGGCCTTCTGGCCGTGGCTTTCCTTGTCTGGAGGTTCGCTGTCGTACCCGGTCAATCAGCGGTCCCGTCATCAGTGGCCGAACGCCTCAATACGGACCCTGCAAATTCAGACCTCGTTGTGCTTACAGCCGACGAGGTGGAAGAATTCGGAATTGACATCCGGACGGCCGGCCCCGGCACCATGTCCCTGCAAAAGAGTCTTCCAGGCGAAATACGCGCCAACGAAGACCGGTATGCGCACGTCACGCCCCGCGTGTCGGGCGTGGTGCGGAGTGTGAGTGCAAACGTCGGCAGTTACGTTCGCGCCGGCGAGATCATGGCCGTCATTGAAAGTCGGGAGTTGGCCGACCTGAAGGCGGAATACCTTGCGGCCGTTGAACGTCAGGAACTGGCCCGCGCCTCATTTGAGCGGGAAGAACGGCTCTACAAGCAGGAAATCACGGCCGAGGCCGATTTTCTCGAAGCCCGACAGGCCAACGCCGAGGCTCAAATCCGCACCCGATCCGCACGTCAGAAACTGATCGCTCTCGGATTTTCGGATGCGTACATCGAAGCCCTGCCGCTTGAGGAAGAACGCAGCCTGGTGGCCTACCCCCTGACTGCACCCATTTCAGGGAGTGTAATCGAGAAGCACGTGGTTTTCGGAGAGGCGGTCGAGGCTGCCACGGAGGCGTTCGAAGTGGCGGACTTGTCCACCGTATGGGCGGACCTGTCCATCTACCAGCGGGACCTCGGGACCGTCCAGGAAGGACAGGACGTGATCATTGATGCGGGTCCGGGGCAACCCCGGACACGGGGCACCATTTCCTATGTGCGCCCGATCGTCGGCGAGGAGACGCGGACAGCCATTGCCCGCACGGTCGTTTCTAATCCGGAAGGACGATTGAAACCCGGTCAATTCGTCACGGGCCTTTTGACCGTCCGGGCTGTGGAGGTGGACGTTCTCATACCGGCCACGGCACTGATCGATGTCGAAGGCCGGACCGTCGTATTCGTGCAGACTGTGGACGGGTTCGTGCCGCGACCCGTCGAAACAGGGGACGTCGCCGGGGATCGGGTAGCCGTCCTGGAGGGCCTCAAGCCAGGCGAACGCTACGTGGCATCGGGGGCTTTTGCACTCAAGGCCGAGCTTGGTAAAAGTGAATTGGAGGGCGGACATGCGCACTGA
- a CDS encoding CusA/CzcA family heavy metal efflux RND transporter, translating to MRTEMNKIIQFSLQSKLLVLVLGVVVVAAGWWTYRGLPIDAFPDVSPSLVQVFTVTEGLAPAEVERYVTYPVETSMNGLPNVEQVRSVSNFGLSVVNVYFEEGTDIYFARQLVGERLNEARESIPPGFGEPEMGPISTGMGLVLFYYLDDTTGQYSLEELRTMQDWIVKTSLQTVPGVTEVLGIGGYERQFQVVVHPDALLQYRVTLEELTRALEENNLNVGAQYIEQNAEQFVVRSVGLATGVSDLENVVVRTTDGTPVFVKDVATVQIGGAIRRGLQTRGGVEEVVSGMVVKLYGSNSSTVIGRVEAQLAAINNALPEGVNIVPYYEQKTLVEAAVATVTTALWQGILLVIVILMAFLGSWRPSVVVALAIPFSVLFAAIFMGQFDISANLMSLGGLAIAIGMMVDGAIVMIENTDRMLKEAHPDEPRIHVVARACAEVARPVAFAVLIIIVVFLPLFTLQGVEGKTFRPLAYTVALAMLGSLVYALVLAPVLSHFFMRAPETDVASGKPLKEPLAAKVLDRMIGWYRPVVTHFVKKRSMAVGLAVGLVVVGVAVFPRLGSEFTPTLQEGTIVMRLTMAPSISITESKATTQRVERRLMAIPEITDVVSRIGRGEVGAHADPINSAEMYLVLSPQDDWRFGNQAELLSAIRDELGDVPGVLTNFSQPIQMTVDELLEGVKAELAIKLFGDDLDVLKSKADEIAAALRTVEGAADVQADQITGTPQLQIDIDRQAIARYGVNVADVQRTVATAIGGSNAGQIFEGIRRFPIYVRFEEGARSTPAAIANLLIPIPGGGTVPLGALAAINQVVGPRQITRQDNQRFITVQLNVEGRDIGSFVAEAQDVIQSEVDLPTGYLTTWGGQFRLQQEANKRLMIVVPITLLIVLLMLYASFNSLKNAALIMLNIPLALVGGIVALWVTGQNLSVPASVGFIALFGIALENGMVLVTYLNQLIRDGTPMDRASIEGALLRLRPVLMTAATTALGLIPLLFSTSTGSEVQRPLATVVVGGLVTSTVLTLLVLPALYRWFSDGALPVDVDVQQ from the coding sequence ATGCGCACTGAAATGAACAAAATCATCCAATTCTCGCTGCAGAGCAAGCTTCTTGTCCTGGTGTTGGGTGTCGTAGTCGTCGCTGCCGGCTGGTGGACCTATCGGGGGCTCCCGATCGATGCCTTTCCTGACGTCTCCCCGTCCCTGGTCCAGGTTTTCACGGTGACTGAGGGACTTGCACCGGCCGAGGTAGAGCGCTACGTGACCTACCCCGTTGAGACCTCCATGAACGGCCTGCCCAACGTGGAGCAGGTCCGATCGGTATCGAATTTCGGCCTGTCCGTCGTGAATGTCTATTTCGAGGAGGGAACGGACATCTACTTCGCCCGCCAACTCGTCGGTGAACGCCTGAATGAGGCGCGCGAGTCCATTCCTCCGGGATTCGGTGAACCGGAAATGGGACCCATCTCCACCGGCATGGGACTCGTCCTGTTTTACTACCTGGACGATACGACCGGACAGTATTCGCTCGAGGAACTCCGCACCATGCAGGACTGGATCGTGAAGACCAGTCTCCAGACCGTTCCCGGCGTCACGGAAGTGCTGGGTATAGGAGGCTATGAGCGCCAATTCCAGGTCGTCGTACATCCCGATGCCTTGTTGCAGTACCGGGTCACCCTGGAAGAACTGACACGCGCACTCGAGGAAAACAATCTCAACGTCGGTGCACAGTACATCGAGCAGAATGCCGAACAGTTCGTGGTCCGCTCCGTTGGGCTGGCGACCGGTGTTTCCGACCTTGAGAACGTCGTGGTCCGAACCACCGACGGCACGCCGGTATTCGTGAAGGATGTGGCAACGGTCCAGATCGGTGGTGCCATCCGGCGTGGCCTGCAGACACGCGGAGGCGTTGAGGAAGTGGTCTCGGGAATGGTGGTCAAGTTGTATGGGAGCAACTCGTCCACCGTCATCGGTCGTGTCGAGGCCCAGCTTGCCGCCATCAATAATGCGCTTCCTGAAGGGGTCAACATCGTCCCGTACTATGAGCAAAAAACGCTCGTGGAAGCCGCGGTTGCCACCGTGACCACCGCACTTTGGCAGGGAATCCTCCTGGTTATTGTCATCCTGATGGCCTTCCTGGGATCGTGGCGTCCAAGCGTGGTTGTGGCTCTCGCCATTCCGTTCTCGGTCCTGTTTGCCGCGATATTCATGGGTCAGTTCGATATTTCCGCCAACCTCATGAGTCTTGGTGGGCTGGCCATTGCCATCGGAATGATGGTGGACGGGGCCATCGTCATGATTGAGAATACCGATCGCATGTTAAAGGAGGCCCATCCCGACGAGCCTCGTATTCACGTCGTCGCAAGGGCATGCGCAGAGGTCGCCCGGCCCGTGGCGTTCGCCGTGCTCATCATCATCGTGGTTTTCCTGCCGCTCTTCACACTGCAGGGTGTAGAAGGGAAGACCTTCCGGCCATTGGCCTACACGGTCGCCTTGGCCATGTTGGGATCGCTTGTATATGCGCTCGTACTCGCGCCCGTACTGTCGCACTTCTTCATGCGTGCCCCCGAAACCGACGTCGCGAGTGGAAAACCGCTGAAGGAGCCCCTCGCGGCCAAGGTGTTGGACCGGATGATCGGATGGTATCGCCCTGTCGTGACGCATTTCGTCAAGAAGCGATCCATGGCCGTCGGCCTGGCGGTCGGCCTGGTCGTCGTCGGCGTGGCTGTTTTTCCACGGTTGGGAAGTGAATTCACGCCCACCCTTCAAGAGGGTACCATTGTCATGCGACTGACCATGGCGCCGTCCATTTCGATCACCGAGAGCAAGGCGACCACCCAGCGGGTGGAACGTCGTTTGATGGCCATTCCGGAAATCACGGACGTGGTCAGTCGGATAGGCCGCGGCGAAGTGGGTGCACATGCCGATCCCATCAATTCGGCGGAAATGTACCTGGTCCTCTCGCCACAGGATGACTGGCGATTCGGCAATCAGGCGGAGCTGCTGTCAGCCATTCGCGACGAATTGGGTGACGTACCGGGCGTTCTGACCAATTTCAGCCAACCCATCCAGATGACGGTGGATGAATTGCTGGAGGGCGTAAAGGCCGAACTCGCCATCAAGCTTTTTGGCGACGACCTGGACGTCCTGAAATCCAAGGCCGATGAAATCGCGGCAGCCCTTCGTACCGTCGAGGGTGCCGCAGATGTCCAGGCCGACCAGATTACCGGTACGCCCCAGCTGCAAATCGACATCGATCGACAGGCCATTGCCCGATACGGTGTCAATGTGGCAGACGTCCAGCGCACGGTGGCGACCGCCATCGGTGGGTCCAACGCAGGCCAGATCTTCGAAGGTATCCGTCGCTTCCCCATTTATGTACGCTTCGAGGAGGGCGCCCGGTCGACACCGGCGGCCATCGCCAATCTCCTCATCCCGATTCCGGGAGGCGGGACCGTGCCCTTGGGTGCACTGGCGGCTATCAACCAGGTGGTAGGCCCACGACAGATCACCCGACAGGACAACCAGCGCTTCATTACCGTTCAATTGAACGTCGAAGGCCGTGACATCGGCTCGTTCGTGGCGGAGGCCCAGGACGTCATCCAGTCGGAAGTTGATCTGCCAACCGGATACCTGACCACATGGGGTGGACAATTCCGGCTGCAACAGGAAGCCAACAAGCGGCTCATGATCGTCGTGCCCATCACGTTGTTGATTGTCCTGCTCATGTTGTATGCCAGCTTCAATTCCTTGAAGAACGCGGCGCTCATCATGCTCAATATCCCGCTCGCGCTCGTGGGCGGAATAGTGGCCCTCTGGGTGACCGGTCAGAACCTGTCCGTTCCTGCCTCCGTCGGATTCATCGCCCTGTTCGGTATTGCATTGGAAAACGGAATGGTACTCGTCACCTACCTGAACCAGCTCATCCGGGACGGGACACCCATGGACCGGGCCAGTATTGAGGGCGCCCTGCTGCGCCTGCGCCCTGTCCTCATGACAGCGGCAACCACGGCACTGGGCCTTATTCCACTTCTTTTTTCGACAAGCACCGGCAGCGAAGTCCAGCGTCCGTTGGCGACCGTCGTGGTCGGCGGCCTGGTCACCTCCACCGTCCTGACACTGCTGGTGTTGCCAGCACTGTACCGGTGGTTCAGCGACGGTGCCCTCCCGGTCGATGTTGACGTCCAGCAGTGA
- a CDS encoding P-II family nitrogen regulator, giving the protein MKQIQAYIKPHKLSSVTRAFHRIEGLTGVSVSDVKGFGRGRAKDVAHSFREDLVDYVAYVKIETVVQDELVYEVIQVIQREAHTGLRGDGKIYVSPIHDAVRISSGERGTDAI; this is encoded by the coding sequence ATGAAACAAATTCAAGCCTATATCAAACCTCACAAACTCTCCTCCGTCACGCGTGCTTTTCATCGGATTGAGGGACTGACGGGGGTCAGCGTCAGCGATGTCAAAGGCTTCGGTCGTGGCCGGGCGAAAGATGTGGCACACAGTTTTCGCGAAGATCTGGTAGACTATGTCGCATACGTCAAGATCGAGACCGTCGTTCAAGACGAGCTTGTGTATGAAGTCATACAGGTCATCCAGCGAGAGGCACATACCGGACTTCGGGGAGACGGCAAGATCTACGTCTCGCCGATTCACGATGCCGTTCGCATTTCATCAGGAGAACGAGGCACTGACGCCATCTGA
- a CDS encoding cation diffusion facilitator family transporter — MSHDHAPHDHDLKDVSGRRIVIALALNVALTITQIIGGLLSGSLALLSDAAHNGSDAAALGIAWGAQKLARRPADHQYTFGYERAKAIGALINLTTLYVIALYLIYEGISRLIHPPEVQGMIMLIVGGIAFVEDLLSVLVLWKSTKGNVNVKAAAIHLIGDTVATVGVVLSGALILWKGIVWIDPVITLAIAVYIIIHASMEMRKVTGLLMERAPDDLDLHALADASREVPGVLDIRHVHVWRLDESRTAMEAVVVVNADLRMEAVEEIKTRLRRVLAHDFGVAHAVFETEVPNPDGDAGLIAVE; from the coding sequence ATGAGCCATGATCACGCCCCCCACGATCACGATTTGAAGGATGTCTCCGGTCGGCGCATTGTTATCGCACTTGCCTTGAACGTCGCGTTGACCATCACCCAGATCATAGGAGGCCTCCTTTCCGGAAGCCTTGCCCTTCTGAGTGATGCCGCGCACAATGGATCGGATGCCGCTGCGCTTGGCATTGCGTGGGGGGCGCAGAAACTGGCGCGTCGCCCTGCAGACCATCAGTATACCTTCGGATACGAGCGCGCCAAGGCCATCGGTGCACTCATCAACCTGACCACGCTGTACGTCATTGCCCTGTATCTCATTTATGAGGGCATCTCACGGCTCATTCATCCGCCGGAGGTCCAGGGAATGATCATGCTCATCGTCGGGGGCATTGCGTTCGTCGAAGACCTCCTTTCTGTCCTCGTGTTGTGGAAAAGCACGAAAGGCAACGTGAATGTGAAAGCCGCCGCCATCCATTTGATAGGAGATACCGTGGCCACGGTCGGTGTCGTCCTGTCTGGCGCACTCATCCTGTGGAAGGGCATCGTGTGGATTGACCCGGTCATCACACTGGCCATTGCCGTCTACATCATAATCCACGCTTCCATGGAGATGCGCAAGGTCACGGGCCTGCTGATGGAGCGGGCTCCGGACGACCTGGACCTCCATGCGCTTGCCGATGCCTCGCGTGAGGTTCCGGGTGTCCTGGATATCCGACACGTCCACGTTTGGCGGCTGGATGAGTCCCGGACGGCTATGGAGGCCGTGGTCGTCGTCAATGCGGACCTGCGTATGGAGGCGGTCGAAGAAATCAAAACCCGCCTTCGCCGGGTCCTCGCACACGATTTCGGGGTCGCGCACGCCGTCTTCGAAACGGAAGTCCCGAACCCGGACGGCGATGCCGGGCTGATTGCGGTGGAGTAG